One window of the Saccopteryx leptura isolate mSacLep1 chromosome 9, mSacLep1_pri_phased_curated, whole genome shotgun sequence genome contains the following:
- the ZNF365 gene encoding protein ZNF365, translating into MQQKAFEESRYPWQESLENVAVCLPFRCPRCGDHTRFRSLSSLRAHLEFSHSYQERTLLTKCSLFPSLKDTDLVISSEPLKQGKLQSCGNVVKQKPSYVNLYSISHEHSKDRKPFEVVAERPVSYVQTYTAVDLRADSLDEPRSSPGLPTPDTKAAFEAHVREKFNQMVEAVDRTIEKRIDKLTKELAQKTAELLEVRAAFVQLTQKKQEVQRRERALNRQVDVAVEMIAGLRQRLTESEEELLRKEEEVVTFNHFLEAAAEKEVQGKARLQDFIENLLQRVELAEKQLEYYQRQQAAGLCRDISEHMLTDISSNRKPKCLSRGHPHSVCNHPDLKTHFHPKGRSYLKKAKDDRASMQPAKSLHDQTDTPRELCRPLKKGEPLGLSRKGNIRPKMTKKKPTALVNII; encoded by the exons ATGCAACAGAAGGCTTTTGAAGAAAGCAGATACCCCTGGCAGGAGTCTTTGGAGAATGTTGCTGTGTGTCTGCCATTCCGCTGCCCAAGGTGTGGAGACCATACCAGATTTAGAAGCCTGTCGTCGTTGAGGGCCCATCTGGAATTCAGTCACAGCTACCAGGAAAGAACCCTCTTGACAAAATGCAGCCTCTTTCCATCCCTCAAAGATACAGACCTAGTCATTTCCTCAGAACCCCTGAAACAGGGAAAATTGCAGAGCTGTGGCAACGTGGTGAAGCAGAAACCCAGCTATGTTAACTTGTATAGCATTTCACACGAACACTCCAAGGACAGGAAGCCATTCGAGGTGGTGGCAGAGAGACCTGTGTCCTACGTGCAGACCTACACTGCCGTGGACCTACGTGCTGACTCGCTGGATGAGCCTCGGTCCAGTCCTGGACTTCCCACCCCAGACACCAAAGCTGCTTTCGAGGCCCATGTCAGAGAAAAATTCAATCAGATGGTCGAGGCCGTGGACAGGACCATTGAGAAGAGAATTGATAAACTCACCAAAGAGTTGGCCCAGAAAACTGCAGAGCTGTTGGAAGTCCGGGCAGCTTTTGTCCAACTGACTCAGAAAAAGCAGGAAGTTCAGAGACGAGAACGGGCCCTGAACAGACAGGTGGATGTGGCCGTGGAGATGATCGCGGGGCTGAGGCAACGTCTGACGGAATCCGAGGAGGAGCTTCTCAGGAAAGAAGA AGAAGTTGTTACATTCAACCATTTCCTCGAAGCAGcagctgagaaggaagttcaagGGAAAGCTCGGCTCCAGGACTTTATTGAGAATCTGTTGCAACGGGTGGAACTGGCGGAAAAGCAGTTAGAATACTATCAGCGCCAGCAGGCCGCCGGCCTCTGCCGAGACATCAGCGAGCACATG CTTACAGATATCTCTTCAAACAGGAAACCCAAATGCct AAGCCGAGGGCACCCACATTCCGTGTGTAACCACCCTGATCTCAAGACCCATTTTCATCCAAAGGGAAGGAGCTACCTGAAAAAAGCCAAGGATGACAGAGCCAGCATGCAGCCTGCTAAGTCCCTTCATGACCAGACCGACACCCCGAGGGAACTCTGCCGGCCACTGAAGAAAGGGGAGCCTCTGGGGCTTAGTCGGAAAGGCAACATCAGGcccaaaatgaccaaaaaaaagcCGACAGCGCTCGTGAACATCATCTAA